In Haliaeetus albicilla chromosome 2, bHalAlb1.1, whole genome shotgun sequence, a single genomic region encodes these proteins:
- the RPSA gene encoding small ribosomal subunit protein uS2 — protein sequence MSGGLDVLQMKEEDVLKFLAAGTHLGGTNLDFQMEQYIYKRKSDGIYIINLKRTWEKLLLAARAIVAIENPADVSVISSRNTGQRAVLKFAAATGATPIAGRFTPGTFTNQIQAAFREPRLLVVTDPRADHQPLTEASYVNIPTIALCNTDSPLRYVDIAIPCNNKGAHSVGLMWWMLAREVLRMRGTISREHPWEVMPDLYFYRDPEEIEKEEQAAAEKAVTKEEFQTEWTAPAPEFTAPPQPEVADWSEGVQVPSVPIQQFPTEDWSAQPATEDWSAAPTAQATEWVGTATEWS from the exons ATGTCCGGAGGTCTGGATGTCCTGCAGATGAAGGAGGAGGATGTCCTCAAATTCCTCGCTGCCGGAACCCACCTGGGAGGCACCAACCTTGACTTCCAGATGGAGCAGTATATCTACAAAAGGAAAAGCGACG GTATTTACATCATCAATCTGAAGAGGacctgggagaagctgctcctGGCAGCCCGTGCCATTGTTGCCATTGAGAACCCAGCTGATGTGAGCGTCATTTCTTCTAGAAATACTGGACAG CGTGCTGTTCTGAAGTTTGCTGCTGCCACTGGGGCTACTCCTATTGCTGGACGTTTCACCCCTGGTACCTTCACAAATCAGATCCAAGCGGCTTTCCGTGAGCCACGACTCCTGGTTGTTACGGACCCCCGGGCTGATCATCAGCCGCTGACAGAGGCATCTTATGTCAACATCCCCACCATTGCGCTGTGCAACACCGACTCCCCGCTGCGCTATGTGGATATTGCTATTCCCTGCAACAATAAG GGAGCCCACTCAGTGGGTCTGATGTGGTGGATGCTGGCTCGAGAGGTCCTGCGCATGCGTGGCACCATCTCCCGGGAGCACCCATGGGAAGTCATGCCTGACTTATACTTCTACAGGGATCCCGAGGAG ATTGAAAAGGaagagcaggctgctgctgagaaagCAGTTACGAAGGAGGAGTTCCAGACTGAATGGACGGCCCCAGCTCCTGAATTCACTGCTCCTCCTCAGCCTGAGGTTGCAGATTGGTCTGAGGGAGTGCAGGTCCCGTCCGTGCCCATCCAGCAGTTCCCCACAG AGGACTGGAGTGCCCAGCCTGCCACTGAGGACTGGTCAGCAGCTCCCACCGCCCAGGCTACTGAGTGGGTTGGCACTGCCACGGAGTGGTCTTAA